A window from Pangasianodon hypophthalmus isolate fPanHyp1 chromosome 4, fPanHyp1.pri, whole genome shotgun sequence encodes these proteins:
- the syt4 gene encoding synaptotagmin-4 isoform X2: MAPVSAEEGHVEVPMSVAIVSVFGLVFSVSAFSWICCQRKTNKSSTKTPPYKFVHMLKGVDIYPESLNGKKKFAGEKLPDPVQGKASPSPSSGRPPLHLDLEKRDLNGNFTFVPPVAHPKVRSSPDLDISSPHPGFKQGGYQEEETSENNVSSQTPTPALDKAQDKDSGVGTLSFSLEYNFEKKAFVVHIKEAHGLSATDEQSLTSDPYIKLTLLPEKKHKVKTRVLRKTLDPAFDETFSFYGIPYARVPQLALHFMVLSFDRFSRDEVIGETLVPLADVDLAEGRVMMSRDIIKRNVRRSAGRGELLLSLCYQSTTSTLTVVVLKARHLPKTDHNGPSDPYVKVNLYQGKKRVCKKKTHVKKCTPNPVFNELFVFDVPSEEGLRDTSVELLLLDSDRTARTPVIGRLLLGTSSPGTAGEHWREICDHPRRQIAKWHALAED; encoded by the exons ATGGCTCCTGTAAGCGCGGAAGAAGGGCATGTCG AGGTCCCAATGAGCGTGGCCATAGTAAGCGTCTTTGGTCTTGTCTTCAGTGTTTCTGCCTTCTCTTGGATTTGCTGCCAGCGCAAGACCAACAAGAGCAGCACCAAGACCCCACCATACAAATTTGTCCACATGCTCAAGGGTGTGGACATCTACCCCGAGAGCTTAAATGGCAAGAAAAAATTTGCTGGAGAGAAGCTGCCAGACCCAGTGCAGGGGAAGGCAAGTCCAAGTCCCAGCAGTGGGCGTCCACCACTTCACCTCGACCTGGAAAAACGAGACCTGAATGGGAACTTCACATTTGTACCACCTGTTGCCCATCCCAAAGTGCGAAGCTCTCCAGATTTGGACATCTCTTCCCCACACCCTGGCTTCAAACAGGGGGGATACCAGGAGGAGGAAACCTCAGAGAACAATGTCTCTAGCCAGACGCCCACACCAGCTCTGGACAAGGCCCAGGACAAGGACAGTGGCGTAGGCACACTCTCCTTCTCGCTCGAGTACAACTTTGAAAAGAAGGCTTTTGTTGTGCATATCAAGGAGGCGCATGGCCTGTCTGCCACTGATGAGCAGTCCCTGACCTCTGATCCTTACATCAAGCTCACTCTGCTCCCTGAGAAGAAGCACAAGGTGAAGACGCGGGTGCTCAGGAAGACCCTAGATCCAGCTTTTGATGAGACCTTCAGCTTTTACGGCATTCCATATGCTCGTGTCCCTCAGCTGGCTTTGCACTTTATGGTGCTGAGCTTTGACCGGTTTTCTCGTGATGAGGTCATTGGAGAAACACTCGTTCCATTGGCTGATGTCGACCTTGCCGAGGGGAGGGTCATGATGAGCCGTGACATCATCAAGAGGAATGTGAGG AGGAGTGCAGGAAGAGGAGAGCTACTACTGTCTCTATGTTATCAGTCGACCACCAGCACCCTCACTGTGGTGGTTCTTAAGGCTCGCCACCTGCCCAAGACGGATCACAATGGACCTTCTG ACCCCTACGTGAAAGTGAACCTGTACCAGGGCAAGAAACGTGTATGCAAGAAGAAGACCCATGTAAAGAAGTGCACACCAAACCCTGTCTTCAATGAGCTCTTTGTCTTCGATGTGCCTTCAGAGGAGGGCCTGCGGGACACCAGCGTGGAGCTTCTGCTGCTGGATTCTGATAGGACGGCACGCACGCCTGTCATTGGCCGCCTCCTCCTGGGCACTTCCTCCCCAGGCACCGCTGGTGAGCACTGGCGCGAGATCTGTGATCATCCACGGCGGCAGATTGCCAAGTGGCATGCGCTGGCCGAAGACTAG
- the syt4 gene encoding synaptotagmin-4 isoform X1, with protein MAPVSAEEGHVAEVPMSVAIVSVFGLVFSVSAFSWICCQRKTNKSSTKTPPYKFVHMLKGVDIYPESLNGKKKFAGEKLPDPVQGKASPSPSSGRPPLHLDLEKRDLNGNFTFVPPVAHPKVRSSPDLDISSPHPGFKQGGYQEEETSENNVSSQTPTPALDKAQDKDSGVGTLSFSLEYNFEKKAFVVHIKEAHGLSATDEQSLTSDPYIKLTLLPEKKHKVKTRVLRKTLDPAFDETFSFYGIPYARVPQLALHFMVLSFDRFSRDEVIGETLVPLADVDLAEGRVMMSRDIIKRNVRRSAGRGELLLSLCYQSTTSTLTVVVLKARHLPKTDHNGPSDPYVKVNLYQGKKRVCKKKTHVKKCTPNPVFNELFVFDVPSEEGLRDTSVELLLLDSDRTARTPVIGRLLLGTSSPGTAGEHWREICDHPRRQIAKWHALAED; from the exons ATGGCTCCTGTAAGCGCGGAAGAAGGGCATGTCG CAGAGGTCCCAATGAGCGTGGCCATAGTAAGCGTCTTTGGTCTTGTCTTCAGTGTTTCTGCCTTCTCTTGGATTTGCTGCCAGCGCAAGACCAACAAGAGCAGCACCAAGACCCCACCATACAAATTTGTCCACATGCTCAAGGGTGTGGACATCTACCCCGAGAGCTTAAATGGCAAGAAAAAATTTGCTGGAGAGAAGCTGCCAGACCCAGTGCAGGGGAAGGCAAGTCCAAGTCCCAGCAGTGGGCGTCCACCACTTCACCTCGACCTGGAAAAACGAGACCTGAATGGGAACTTCACATTTGTACCACCTGTTGCCCATCCCAAAGTGCGAAGCTCTCCAGATTTGGACATCTCTTCCCCACACCCTGGCTTCAAACAGGGGGGATACCAGGAGGAGGAAACCTCAGAGAACAATGTCTCTAGCCAGACGCCCACACCAGCTCTGGACAAGGCCCAGGACAAGGACAGTGGCGTAGGCACACTCTCCTTCTCGCTCGAGTACAACTTTGAAAAGAAGGCTTTTGTTGTGCATATCAAGGAGGCGCATGGCCTGTCTGCCACTGATGAGCAGTCCCTGACCTCTGATCCTTACATCAAGCTCACTCTGCTCCCTGAGAAGAAGCACAAGGTGAAGACGCGGGTGCTCAGGAAGACCCTAGATCCAGCTTTTGATGAGACCTTCAGCTTTTACGGCATTCCATATGCTCGTGTCCCTCAGCTGGCTTTGCACTTTATGGTGCTGAGCTTTGACCGGTTTTCTCGTGATGAGGTCATTGGAGAAACACTCGTTCCATTGGCTGATGTCGACCTTGCCGAGGGGAGGGTCATGATGAGCCGTGACATCATCAAGAGGAATGTGAGG AGGAGTGCAGGAAGAGGAGAGCTACTACTGTCTCTATGTTATCAGTCGACCACCAGCACCCTCACTGTGGTGGTTCTTAAGGCTCGCCACCTGCCCAAGACGGATCACAATGGACCTTCTG ACCCCTACGTGAAAGTGAACCTGTACCAGGGCAAGAAACGTGTATGCAAGAAGAAGACCCATGTAAAGAAGTGCACACCAAACCCTGTCTTCAATGAGCTCTTTGTCTTCGATGTGCCTTCAGAGGAGGGCCTGCGGGACACCAGCGTGGAGCTTCTGCTGCTGGATTCTGATAGGACGGCACGCACGCCTGTCATTGGCCGCCTCCTCCTGGGCACTTCCTCCCCAGGCACCGCTGGTGAGCACTGGCGCGAGATCTGTGATCATCCACGGCGGCAGATTGCCAAGTGGCATGCGCTGGCCGAAGACTAG